DNA from Syntrophales bacterium:
CCGAAACCCAGGGCATACAAACTACACGCCACAGCGTGGGCAAACCAGCTCATCCATCCTGATAAAAAGCCGTTCCACTTGGGTAGGCCCTCCTTTACCCAGAGATAGCCGCCGCCGGCATCATGATAACAAGAACCCAACTCAGCGTATGACATAGCCGTGAAGAGCGCTACAAATCCGTTCAATGCGAAACAGAGGATAAGCGCCGGACCGGCCACGCCGGCGGCAATACCGATCAAAACGAAAATACCCGCCCCGATCATTGCGCCAACCCCGATAAGAGTGGCATCCATCAATGTCATTTCCCGGGCCAGGCGAACCTCGGTATCAAATTTTTTCACAAAAATTGTCCCCTTATTCAGTTAAAAACTCTATCCGGCCTTGAATTAGGCGTCAATAGTAATTTAGACCAATTCCGTGAAAGAGAATTACCTTGCTTGCAGGGAGAAAGATGTATGTCCATTGATGCTATGACATACGACATAATACGTCATACGTCATACGTCATACGTCTTTATGACTTATGACGTACGACATACGACATAATAAAACGGTTAACATTCCATCCAATGATCGCTACGTAAAAGAGATTGGTTATCCAGATTTTTGATCCCACAGATGAATCAGGTAATCCTTGTGTTTCTCAAATTTCAGACACTGTTCCTCCACCAGAGCTTCGGCCTCCTGAGAGGACATTTCCCAGGTTTGCCTGACGAAAGAGGCCACCCGGGCGTAGTACAGCGGCGTCATCAAATCTACCAGTTTGTAGCGGTTGACACGCCAGGCATGGAAGGTAGCCGCTAACTCATAGAGTATCTGAACCCAGGCATCGGTGGAAAGATAGAAATGGCTCGCCTCCATTTTAGTGGCCTTTCTGATTTCCTCAAAGCACTCCCTGCAGAAGATATCCTTCCATAAGGCAGAAAATTGCTGGAAACCTATCTTGAAGTGCTGGATCATCCCTTCCAGATCCACCTTTATCGCTTCCGGTTCCCTATACTCCTCGAAACCGAAGGTCTCTACCGGCTCGCTCCCACGAATCCCTTTCCAGTAGTTCTCATGTTTTTCCATGAGAGAGAAGATGGTCCAGACTACCTGACGGAACATCGTCCCCAGGTGCTGCCCGGGATCCTTGACATCGTGGATCTTGACACCCAGGTTAGACTGACAGATTCGGAAACCCTGAGTGATGGCGTTTGTGGTCATCCAGCTATCAATGCCGTATCGGGCCACATCCGTTTCCCATACGTCCTGCTCAGCGTAAAACCTGGCCACTTCACTTGAGAGGGCAAAGTCTCCACCGATCGGCTGTCGGATACGCTTGCCGTAGAGGGCCCTGGTAAGGTTATATACGATATTATTGGTGATGGTTCCATCATACTTGTGTCGGACATAGACCGGAGCCACGAACTGGTATCCATTTTCCAGCACGGGATACAGGAGATATTTAACCCAGTCCGGTGTGATGCTGCGAAGGTCTGAATCCACCACGGCGCATGCCTGAACCCCGAGCCGATTTGCCGCCTCGAACACAGACCTCAGGGCTGTTCCCTTGCCTGCCGGCCCCCGGTATATGGAGACGATCTTTTCCTGCCAGGGCTTGATCTGAAACTCTCTGGCCGCCTCCCGGCTATCGTCTGTTGATCCTCCGTCGGCAATGAAAATCACAGCTCTTCGCTCTTTGTAATGTTTCGCCAGGCCATGGGTAACCATCTGGATCACATGGGCGATGGTAGCCTCACTATTGTAGCATGGGATACCAACGAGGATATCGGCGGATTCGATCTCCTCGACCCGTTTTGCCGTGTAACCCCTCAATGCTGTGTTATAATGCATGTATTCTCCTCTAAAGAAGCTCCATTTTCTTACTGATATTATCGGTTATCCAGTGGGCATCCCACCATTCCTGGGGATTTACAAACCGTCCTCCCACCACAACTCCAAAGTGAAGATGATCACCGCCGGCAAGGCCAGATAAACCTGTATAACCGATGACCTCACCCTTCTTTACCTGCTGTCCCTTTCTGACATTGATCGTTCCCAGGTGGGCGTAATGAGTAAACAACCCGAGACCGTGGTCAATCAGGATGGTGTTGCCGTAAATGCCGATAAAACCGCCAAAAGCAACAATACCATGGTTGGCAGCTTCGACGGGGGCGTGTTTCGTCGAAGCGAGATCAACACCCAGGTGGATACTTTCACCCACTGCCTTTCCCTCGTACAGATAGGTCCTCTTATCACCAAATAAGGCCATGGGCGAGGCGTTTTTCATCCTCAGGAATGTTCCCTCCCAGAGTTGCCTCGGACTCGTTTTTTGACAGATTGTCTCGATGGTTTCATCATTATCCTTACGCATCAATCCATTGACGTATATAAAAGTTTCCAGAGGAGTCTTCCCACGGAGGTTGGGATTCAGGAGCTGGAAT
Protein-coding regions in this window:
- a CDS encoding amino acid permease; this encodes MKKFDTEVRLAREMTLMDATLIGVGAMIGAGIFVLIGIAAGVAGPALILCFALNGFVALFTAMSYAELGSCYHDAGGGYLWVKEGLPKWNGFLSGWMSWFAHAVACSLYALGFG
- a CDS encoding glycosyltransferase, which gives rise to MHYNTALRGYTAKRVEEIESADILVGIPCYNSEATIAHVIQMVTHGLAKHYKERRAVIFIADGGSTDDSREAAREFQIKPWQEKIVSIYRGPAGKGTALRSVFEAANRLGVQACAVVDSDLRSITPDWVKYLLYPVLENGYQFVAPVYVRHKYDGTITNNIVYNLTRALYGKRIRQPIGGDFALSSEVARFYAEQDVWETDVARYGIDSWMTTNAITQGFRICQSNLGVKIHDVKDPGQHLGTMFRQVVWTIFSLMEKHENYWKGIRGSEPVETFGFEEYREPEAIKVDLEGMIQHFKIGFQQFSALWKDIFCRECFEEIRKATKMEASHFYLSTDAWVQILYELAATFHAWRVNRYKLVDLMTPLYYARVASFVRQTWEMSSQEAEALVEEQCLKFEKHKDYLIHLWDQKSG